The sequence CCGTGGTGGCCCGCAGCCGGGTGACCGGCCTGGGCTTCACCTTCGACAACCTGGGGCTGAACCCCGCCGACACCTACCAGGTCGAGGTCTACGCCGCCAGCAGCAACATCAGCACCGACCCCCCGCTGGTGCCGGCCCAGTTCAACCTGGCCCTGGGACAGAGCCAGCCCTTCACGGTGCGCCAGGCCCCTTGATGGAGTGGCCGGAGATAGACGAGCACTTCGTGGCCGCACAGGCCCCTCCCCAGGCGATGGACCTGCTTTGGGCTGGGGGCTGGCGACATTTCGGGACGCACTTCTTCCGCTACAGCCGCCTGGGCGAGCAGCGGGTCATCCCCCTGCGGGTGCGGCTTGCGCGGTTTGCCCTGCGCAAAAGCCAGCAGCGGGTGCTCAAGCGGAACCGCGACCTCGAGGTAAGAATCGGGCCCGCCTTCGCCAACCCCGAGGTGGAGGCCCTCTTCCACCGGCACAAACTCCGCTTCAAGCAGAACGTGCCCCGAAGCCTCTACCAGTTCATCTCCCCCACCCCTGACCGGATCCCCTGCCGCTGCCACAGCCTGGCCCTCTACCAGGGGCCAAGGCTGGTGGGCATCAGCTACCTGGATGAGGGGGAGGAGGCCGCCTCCAGCGTCTACCAGTGCTTCGAACCGGCCCTGGCCCGGCGCAGCCTGGGCATCCTCATGCTGCTGCTTTCCATAGAACAGGCCCTGGAGTGGGGCAAGCGCTTCTACTACCCGGGCTACGCCTACCAGGCCCCTTCCTTCTACGACTACAAGAAGCGGCTTTTGGGCCTCGAGTTCTACGACTGGAGGGCCTGGCACCCCTTTGAGGCCCTATAATGGACCCGTGGCGCTCAAACCGGTGCGCAAGGGCTTTGCCCCTGAGACCTGGGCCAGCCTGCGGCCCTTTGGGGTGGGCCTGAGGAGGCCCAACAACTTCGCCGAGGTCTTCCGGGCCCTCCTCGAAAACCGCGACAACCTGGGCTACGCCTGGCGCATCCTGCGCGAGGGGGTCTGCGACGGCTGCGCCCTGGGCACCGCGGGCCTGCGGGACTGGACCATTGGAGGGATTCACCTCTGCAACGTGCGGCTCAGGCTGCTGCGGCTCAACACCATGGGGCCCATGGATGCCGGCCTTCTCGCCGATGTGGCTGCGCTGAAAAGGAAGAGCTCGGCGGAGCTGCGCGCCCTAGGCCGTCTCCCCTACCCGCTTTACCGCCGCAGGGGTGAGGCCGGTTTCACCCGGATTAGCTGGGACGAGGCCCTGGACCGCATCGCCTGGCGGCTTATGCGAACCTCCCCTGACCGGATGGGCTTCTACCTGACCAGCCGGGGCCTCCCCAACGAGACCTACTACGTGGTGCAGAAGGCGGTGCGGGCCCTGGGGAGCAACAACATCGACAACGCCGCCCGCCTCTGCCACAGCCCGAGCACCGTGGCCCTCAAGGCCTCGCTGGGGGTGGCGGCCACCACCTGCAGCTACCGCGACCTGATTGGGACCGACCTGGTGGTGTTCTTCGGCGCCAACCCGGCGGTCAACCAGCCGGTGATGATGAAGTACCTCTACTACGCCAAGAAGGCCGGCACCCAGGTGGTCTGCGTGAACCCCTACCAGGAGCCGGCCATGGCGCGCTACTGGGTGCCCTCCAGCCTGGAAAGCGCCCTGTTCGGCACCAAGATTACCGACCGCTTCTTCCTGGTGGCCCCGGGCGGCGACGCCGCCTTCTTGGTGGGGGTTATGCGGCACCTCATCGAGCAGGGCTGGCTCGACGAGGCCTTCATCCAGGAGCACACCACCGGCTTTGAGGCGGTCCGAGCACAGGCCCTGTCCAGCGAGTGGGGGCGGCTTGAGGAGGCCAGCGGGCTCAGCCGGCGGGAGATGCTCGAGTTCGCCCTCCTGCTGGCGAGAGCCCCCCGGGCGGTGCTGGTCTGGAGCATGGGCATCACCCAGCACGCCCTGGGCGAGGAAGCGGTGCAGGCCATCATCAACCTGGCCCTGGCCCGGGGCTACCTGGGGCGTGAGGGCGCCGGCCTGATGCCCATCCGGGGCCACTCCGGGGTGCAGGGCGGGGCCGAGATGGGGGCCTACGCCACGGTCTTCCCGGGAGGGGTGCCCATCACCCCCGAGAGCGCGGCGGCCCTGAGCGAGGCCTGGGGCTTCCCGGTGCCGTCCACCCCGGGGCTTACCGCCGCGGAGATGCTCGAGGCCGGGCTGGAGGTCTTGTGGAGCATCGGCGGCAACTTCCTGGAAACCCTGCCCAGCCCCGCCCAGGCCGAGGCGGCCCTGGCCCGGGTGCCCCTGCGGGTGCACCAGGACATCGTCCTCACCCCCCAGATGCTCCTGGAACCCGCTGAGGAGGTCTTCCTGCTGCCCGCTACCACCCGCTACGAGATTCCGGGGGGCTGCACCGAGACCAGCACCGAGCGCCGGGTGATATTCAGCCCGGAAATCCCCGGGCCCCGCATCGCCGGGGCCCGCTGGGAGGGCAGGGTCTTCCGGGAGCTTCTGGAGCGCATGGGCCTGGGCCAGCGCCTGGCCTTCGAGAACACCCAGGCGGTGCGGGAAGAAATCGCCCGCGTCGTGCCTTTCTACGACGGCATCCAGCACCTCAAAGCCGCCGGAGAGGCCTTCCAGTACGGGGGCGCCCACCTCTGCCCGAAAGGGGTCTGCCCCACCCCGGACGGCCGGGCCCGCTTCCGACCCGTCGCGGTGGACCCACCCCCTCTTCCCGAAGGGGCCTTCCGGCTGGTGACGCGGC comes from Meiothermus sp. QL-1 and encodes:
- a CDS encoding GNAT family N-acetyltransferase, whose protein sequence is MEWPEIDEHFVAAQAPPQAMDLLWAGGWRHFGTHFFRYSRLGEQRVIPLRVRLARFALRKSQQRVLKRNRDLEVRIGPAFANPEVEALFHRHKLRFKQNVPRSLYQFISPTPDRIPCRCHSLALYQGPRLVGISYLDEGEEAASSVYQCFEPALARRSLGILMLLLSIEQALEWGKRFYYPGYAYQAPSFYDYKKRLLGLEFYDWRAWHPFEAL
- a CDS encoding FdhF/YdeP family oxidoreductase → MALKPVRKGFAPETWASLRPFGVGLRRPNNFAEVFRALLENRDNLGYAWRILREGVCDGCALGTAGLRDWTIGGIHLCNVRLRLLRLNTMGPMDAGLLADVAALKRKSSAELRALGRLPYPLYRRRGEAGFTRISWDEALDRIAWRLMRTSPDRMGFYLTSRGLPNETYYVVQKAVRALGSNNIDNAARLCHSPSTVALKASLGVAATTCSYRDLIGTDLVVFFGANPAVNQPVMMKYLYYAKKAGTQVVCVNPYQEPAMARYWVPSSLESALFGTKITDRFFLVAPGGDAAFLVGVMRHLIEQGWLDEAFIQEHTTGFEAVRAQALSSEWGRLEEASGLSRREMLEFALLLARAPRAVLVWSMGITQHALGEEAVQAIINLALARGYLGREGAGLMPIRGHSGVQGGAEMGAYATVFPGGVPITPESAAALSEAWGFPVPSTPGLTAAEMLEAGLEVLWSIGGNFLETLPSPAQAEAALARVPLRVHQDIVLTPQMLLEPAEEVFLLPATTRYEIPGGCTETSTERRVIFSPEIPGPRIAGARWEGRVFRELLERMGLGQRLAFENTQAVREEIARVVPFYDGIQHLKAAGEAFQYGGAHLCPKGVCPTPDGRARFRPVAVDPPPLPEGAFRLVTRRGKQFNSMVHEATDPINGAPRDAVLMSPEDCFRLGLAPGQQIWLQNEHGTFAGQVFVAPVRPGSLQVHWPEGNALLDPQKRSPKAKVPAYKEGYVYVHKKPPQGQDPHQAAAG